Proteins from one Halopseudomonas pelagia genomic window:
- the pal gene encoding peptidoglycan-associated lipoprotein Pal: protein MQVSKIGKFAALVVAFGVIVGCSSKGGDTAGTGAVDPNAGYTSPSSSSSDNGMSSEEAALRAITTFYFEYDSADLKPEAMRALDVHAKDLKAAGNRVVLEGHTDERGTREYNMALGERRAAAVQRYLVLQGVSAGQLELVSYGEENAAATGSSEEAWAQNRRVELRK, encoded by the coding sequence ATGCAAGTATCTAAAATTGGCAAGTTTGCGGCACTGGTTGTGGCTTTCGGCGTAATCGTTGGCTGTTCCTCTAAAGGCGGCGATACCGCTGGTACTGGCGCGGTTGATCCGAATGCCGGTTACACCAGCCCGTCCTCTTCCTCCAGCGATAACGGCATGAGCAGCGAAGAAGCCGCTCTGCGTGCTATCACTACCTTCTACTTCGAGTACGACAGTGCTGATCTGAAGCCAGAAGCCATGCGCGCCCTTGACGTTCACGCCAAGGACCTGAAGGCTGCTGGTAACCGTGTAGTGCTGGAAGGCCACACTGACGAGCGCGGCACCCGCGAATACAACATGGCACTGGGCGAGCGTCGTGCTGCTGCTGTTCAGCGCTATCTGGTTCTGCAGGGTGTTTCTGCCGGTCAGCTGGAACTGGTTTCCTACGGTGAAGAAAATGCGGCTGCTACTGGTTCCAGCGAAGAAGCTTGGGCCCAGAATCGTCGCGTAGAACTGCGTAAGTAA
- the tolA gene encoding cell envelope integrity protein TolA, which yields MNTREDQPQASSGSLAAPVLKALAVHLGVAMMLFVSFSSAPEFEPAKPIVQATLVQLNSKSPATTQTDQSIAGEAAKTAAPQHEAEELKQEQQKQEEQAAEAREERAAEAAAAAAAAREQQQEEAEAQKQEQAEAQKEAEAEKAAAAAEARKADAAKKLAAEEAAKKKAADEAAKKQAAAEAAKKKAADEAKKKVAADAAKKAEADKAAQQRRDAEEAKARALAELLADETQYQQAQADEIGDEVAASFDDLIRRYVSEQWRRPPTARNGMVVEVVVSMLPTGQITDAVVARSSGDAGFDQSAVQAVRNVGRIPEMQQLSRDNPATFDRMYRKRTLRFKPEDLSF from the coding sequence GTGAATACTCGCGAAGATCAGCCGCAGGCGTCTTCAGGTTCGCTTGCTGCGCCAGTTTTAAAAGCGCTTGCAGTGCATTTGGGCGTAGCTATGATGCTGTTCGTGTCATTCAGCAGTGCGCCGGAATTTGAGCCGGCCAAGCCCATAGTGCAAGCGACCCTGGTGCAGTTGAACTCGAAGAGTCCTGCGACCACGCAAACGGATCAAAGTATTGCTGGCGAGGCTGCCAAAACTGCAGCGCCGCAGCACGAAGCAGAAGAGCTGAAGCAGGAACAGCAGAAACAGGAAGAGCAGGCGGCCGAAGCGCGCGAAGAGCGTGCCGCCGAGGCTGCTGCCGCTGCCGCCGCAGCCCGAGAGCAACAGCAGGAAGAGGCTGAGGCGCAGAAGCAGGAACAGGCAGAAGCGCAGAAAGAAGCGGAAGCGGAAAAAGCCGCTGCAGCTGCTGAAGCGCGTAAAGCCGATGCCGCGAAGAAGCTTGCTGCGGAAGAGGCGGCCAAGAAGAAAGCAGCGGATGAGGCAGCCAAGAAGCAGGCTGCTGCAGAAGCCGCGAAGAAGAAGGCCGCAGACGAGGCGAAAAAGAAAGTAGCTGCTGATGCGGCCAAGAAAGCCGAGGCCGACAAGGCCGCGCAGCAACGCCGTGACGCCGAAGAGGCCAAGGCCCGTGCCCTGGCAGAGCTGCTGGCTGACGAGACGCAGTATCAGCAGGCGCAGGCTGATGAGATTGGCGACGAGGTCGCAGCCAGCTTTGACGATCTGATCCGCCGCTACGTCAGTGAACAATGGCGCCGCCCACCGACTGCCCGTAATGGTATGGTGGTAGAAGTGGTGGTCAGCATGTTGCCAACCGGTCAGATTACCGATGCGGTGGTAGCTCGCTCCAGTGGCGATGCTGGTTTTGATCAATCCGCCGTTCAGGCAGTAAGAAACGTCGGACGCATCCCGGAGATGCAACAGCTATCCCGTGACAACCCCGCGACTTTTGATCGCATGTATCGCAAGCGCACATTGCGTTTCAAACCAGAGGATCTGTCATTTTGA
- the ruvA gene encoding Holliday junction branch migration protein RuvA translates to MIGRLKGILLEKQPPHILLDVQGVGYELDAPMSTFYKLPTLGEMVTLHTHMVVREDAQLLYAFAEKRERELFRELIRLNGVGPKLALALMSGLEVDELIRAVQAQDTSALVRVPGVGKKTAERLLIELRDRFKAWETLPGSFKPLASGAAAAAPASHSADAVSALISLGYKPQEASRAIASVEEDGLSSEELIRRALKGIV, encoded by the coding sequence GTGATTGGACGCCTGAAGGGCATTCTGCTGGAAAAACAACCGCCGCATATTCTGCTGGATGTGCAGGGGGTAGGCTATGAGCTGGACGCGCCGATGAGCACTTTTTACAAGCTGCCGACCTTGGGTGAAATGGTCACTCTGCATACCCATATGGTAGTGCGTGAAGACGCGCAATTGCTTTATGCTTTTGCCGAGAAGCGCGAACGGGAATTGTTCCGTGAGCTGATCCGGCTTAACGGTGTGGGTCCTAAATTGGCGCTGGCGTTGATGTCTGGTCTCGAAGTGGACGAGTTGATTCGGGCGGTCCAGGCTCAGGATACCAGTGCGCTGGTGCGCGTGCCGGGCGTGGGCAAGAAGACCGCGGAGCGCCTGCTGATCGAATTGCGTGACCGCTTTAAAGCCTGGGAAACGCTGCCTGGCTCGTTCAAGCCATTGGCCTCTGGTGCCGCCGCTGCGGCGCCGGCCTCACACAGTGCCGATGCGGTGAGCGCCTTGATTTCGCTCGGCTACAAGCCTCAAGAGGCAAGCCGGGCGATAGCATCGGTGGAAGAGGACGGTTTGAGCAGTGAAGAGTTGATACGTCGCGCCCTCAAGGGCATCGTTTAA
- the tolR gene encoding protein TolR: protein MQVRHGRRQKRKPVAEMNVVPYIDVMLVLLVIFMVTAPMLNQGVNVDLPQVSSDVLPSDANQQVLTLSVLADGTYYWNLGEAVDTENQTDSAINLEQMADGVTKIINARPDTVVYIRGDQEANYGLVVTAMATLQQAGVPNVGLITEAP from the coding sequence ATGCAGGTTCGCCACGGTAGACGGCAGAAACGCAAACCGGTCGCAGAGATGAACGTCGTGCCCTATATCGACGTGATGCTGGTGCTGCTGGTTATTTTCATGGTGACCGCGCCGATGCTGAATCAGGGCGTTAACGTTGATCTGCCGCAGGTTTCCAGTGACGTGTTGCCCTCGGATGCCAACCAGCAGGTGCTGACGCTGTCGGTATTGGCCGATGGGACTTACTACTGGAACCTTGGCGAGGCCGTTGATACTGAAAATCAGACCGACAGTGCCATTAACCTGGAACAAATGGCTGATGGTGTGACCAAAATCATCAACGCGCGTCCCGATACCGTTGTGTATATACGTGGCGACCAAGAAGCCAATTATGGTCTGGTCGTTACTGCGATGGCGACGCTGCAGCAAGCTGGCGTTCCCAACGTCGGACTGATTACCGAGGCGCCGTGA
- the ybgC gene encoding tol-pal system-associated acyl-CoA thioesterase has protein sequence MRADNSGPPFALRARVYFEDTDAGGIVYYVNYLKFMERARTELVRSLGFDQSVLQVENIIFVVHSVAARYHAPARLDDELVVGVEVLELRRASIRFRQLITHVDGKLLCEGEVLVACVSADQYKPRAIPAALSDAFRAAQAISSQIEGDATRAS, from the coding sequence ATGCGCGCTGACAATTCCGGGCCGCCATTCGCGCTGAGAGCCCGTGTCTACTTTGAAGATACCGATGCCGGCGGCATTGTCTATTACGTCAATTACCTCAAGTTCATGGAGCGTGCGCGAACCGAGTTGGTGCGTTCTCTAGGGTTTGACCAAAGTGTCCTGCAGGTTGAAAACATTATTTTTGTTGTTCATTCGGTAGCGGCTCGTTATCACGCACCTGCGCGCCTGGATGATGAACTTGTGGTCGGTGTTGAGGTCTTGGAACTCAGGCGCGCGAGTATCCGCTTCCGTCAACTGATAACCCATGTCGACGGAAAACTGTTATGTGAGGGTGAAGTGCTGGTCGCCTGTGTCAGTGCCGATCAATACAAACCAAGAGCCATTCCGGCGGCCCTGAGTGATGCATTCAGAGCTGCTCAAGCAATTAGTAGTCAGATCGAAGGAGATGCAACGCGTGCAAGCTGA
- the queE gene encoding 7-carboxy-7-deazaguanine synthase QueE: MTIDSSATLRMTEIFYSIQGESRSLGLPTVFVRLTGCPLRCQYCDTAYAFSGGELMSLEQILLQVASYRPRYVCVTGGEPLAQPSAIPLLQALCEAGYKVSLETSGALDVSTVDERVSRVVDIKTPDSDEMGRNLYANLALLGQHDQVKFVICSRSDYEWARFKLDEYALADSVGEVLFSPSHAQLTPRQLAEWIVEDNLPVRFQMQLHKYLWNDEPGH, translated from the coding sequence ATGACCATTGATTCGTCCGCGACTCTGCGCATGACAGAGATTTTCTATTCCATCCAGGGGGAAAGTCGCAGCCTGGGCCTGCCCACGGTTTTTGTGCGCCTGACCGGCTGCCCGCTGCGCTGCCAATATTGTGATACGGCATATGCCTTCAGTGGTGGCGAGCTGATGAGCCTGGAGCAGATTCTCCTGCAGGTTGCTTCCTATAGGCCGCGCTACGTGTGCGTTACAGGTGGCGAGCCGCTGGCCCAGCCAAGTGCCATTCCTTTGCTGCAGGCGCTCTGTGAAGCCGGCTACAAGGTGTCACTGGAGACCAGCGGCGCGCTGGATGTCAGCACGGTGGACGAGCGGGTGAGCAGGGTGGTGGACATTAAAACCCCCGATTCCGATGAGATGGGACGCAACCTTTACGCCAATCTGGCATTACTGGGGCAGCATGATCAGGTCAAATTCGTGATCTGCAGCCGTAGTGATTATGAGTGGGCGCGCTTCAAACTGGATGAATATGCCTTGGCGGATAGCGTGGGCGAAGTGCTGTTTTCCCCGAGCCACGCGCAACTCACTCCCCGGCAATTGGCCGAATGGATTGTTGAAGACAATCTACCCGTACGATTTCAGATGCAGTTGCATAAATACCTGTGGAATGACGAGCCAGGACATTGA
- the tolB gene encoding Tol-Pal system beta propeller repeat protein TolB: MMNVMKHWLATAVLLLMAQSLVAQEAIEITRGTDKATPIAVVPFGWQGGSPLPEDLAQIASNNLRNTGMFAPFDRSNMLSNPTQPSEIFPRDWTMLGVDYVVAGRVTKDPAADRFEVTYSLYSVVREEVLLSKTVSGTQGQLRDMAHHLSDEIFEEITGIRGAFNTKLLYVSAERFSAGNTRYTLQRSDYDGARATTLLQSREPILTPSYAPDGQRIAYVSFESRRPEIFIHYVQTGRRERITSFEGLNGAPAWSPDGQRLAFVLSRDGNPEIYVMELASKQMRRVTNHFGIDTEPTWMDNSTIAFTSDRGGRPQIYKTNINSGSAERLTFVGNYNANAKMSVDGSTMVMVHRQDGNSNFHIAAQDLKRGNLRVLTQTSLDESPTVAPNGTMLIYATRQQGRGVLMLVSTNGRARSEIPTQFTDLRVPSWSPYLP; encoded by the coding sequence TTGATGAATGTCATGAAACATTGGCTGGCCACCGCAGTTTTACTGCTGATGGCACAGAGCCTGGTTGCCCAGGAGGCAATCGAGATTACCCGTGGTACTGACAAGGCCACTCCGATTGCCGTAGTGCCCTTTGGCTGGCAGGGTGGCTCGCCATTGCCGGAAGATCTGGCTCAGATCGCATCGAACAATTTGCGCAATACAGGCATGTTTGCGCCCTTTGACCGCAGCAATATGCTCAGCAACCCCACCCAGCCGAGTGAGATTTTCCCGCGCGACTGGACCATGCTGGGTGTGGATTATGTCGTCGCTGGCAGGGTTACCAAAGATCCTGCCGCGGATCGCTTTGAGGTGACTTACAGCCTTTACAGTGTGGTGCGCGAAGAAGTGCTGTTGTCAAAGACCGTGAGCGGTACGCAAGGCCAGCTACGCGACATGGCTCACCATCTCAGTGACGAGATATTCGAGGAAATAACCGGCATTCGCGGCGCTTTCAATACCAAGCTACTCTATGTTTCAGCGGAACGTTTTTCCGCAGGGAATACGCGCTATACCTTGCAGCGTTCGGATTACGATGGTGCCCGCGCTACTACCTTATTGCAGTCGCGTGAACCGATTCTGACGCCTTCGTACGCACCGGATGGTCAGCGTATTGCTTATGTGTCGTTTGAGTCGCGTCGCCCGGAAATTTTTATCCATTACGTGCAAACCGGTCGCCGCGAGCGGATCACCAGTTTCGAAGGGCTTAACGGGGCGCCGGCCTGGTCGCCGGACGGTCAGAGACTGGCCTTCGTCTTGTCACGTGACGGTAACCCGGAGATTTATGTAATGGAGCTGGCGTCCAAGCAGATGCGCCGGGTGACCAATCACTTTGGGATTGATACCGAGCCGACCTGGATGGACAACAGCACTATCGCGTTTACCTCCGATAGAGGCGGGCGTCCGCAGATTTACAAAACCAATATAAACTCGGGTAGTGCCGAGCGGCTGACCTTTGTCGGCAACTATAATGCCAATGCGAAAATGTCGGTGGACGGCAGCACCATGGTCATGGTCCACCGCCAGGATGGCAACAGTAATTTTCATATTGCCGCACAAGACCTCAAGCGCGGCAATCTGAGGGTTTTAACACAGACATCGTTAGATGAGTCACCTACTGTCGCACCTAACGGTACTATGTTAATTTATGCAACCCGTCAACAGGGACGGGGCGTTCTCATGCTGGTATCTACCAATGGTCGTGCTAGGTCGGAGATTCCGACTCAATTCACTGACCTGCGCGTGCCATCATGGTCCCCATACCTGCCTTAA
- the ruvB gene encoding Holliday junction branch migration DNA helicase RuvB — protein MLEEDRLIAASPRQQEEVIDRAIRPYRLADYIGQPTVREQMELFIKAAKGRGEALDHVLIFGPPGLGKTTLANIIAQEMGVKIKSTSGPVLERAGDLAAMLTNLEAGDVLFVDEIHRLSPVVEEILYPAMEDYQLDIMIGEGPAARSIKLDLPPFTLVGATTRAGMLTNPLRDRFGIVQRLEFYGVDDLATIVRRSAGILGLDLAAEGALEVARRSRGTPRIANRLLRRVRDFAEVRSSGSITREVADQALNLLDIDEKGFDHMDRRLLLAMIDKFDGGPVGIDSLAAAISEERHTIEDVLEPFLIQQGFITRTPRGRILTRHAYAHFGLNLPARMTQPVGDLFLDGGGLSE, from the coding sequence ATGCTGGAAGAAGATCGCCTGATTGCTGCGAGTCCGCGGCAACAGGAAGAAGTCATAGACCGGGCCATCCGCCCCTATCGCCTGGCCGATTACATTGGCCAGCCGACAGTGCGCGAGCAGATGGAGCTGTTTATCAAGGCGGCGAAGGGCCGAGGTGAAGCGCTGGATCATGTGCTGATCTTTGGCCCGCCGGGCCTGGGCAAAACCACGCTGGCGAATATCATTGCCCAGGAGATGGGCGTCAAGATCAAGAGTACCTCCGGTCCGGTATTGGAGCGTGCCGGGGATCTGGCGGCGATGCTGACCAATCTGGAAGCAGGCGATGTGCTCTTTGTTGACGAGATACATCGGCTATCGCCGGTAGTGGAAGAAATTCTGTATCCGGCGATGGAGGATTATCAGCTCGACATCATGATCGGCGAGGGGCCCGCCGCCCGTTCCATCAAGCTGGACCTGCCACCCTTCACGCTGGTGGGCGCAACTACCCGCGCCGGCATGCTGACCAACCCATTACGAGATCGCTTCGGGATCGTGCAGCGCCTGGAATTCTATGGCGTGGATGACCTGGCCACCATTGTGCGGCGTTCAGCCGGCATTCTGGGTCTGGACCTGGCGGCGGAGGGCGCGCTTGAAGTCGCTCGCCGTTCCCGTGGTACGCCGCGTATTGCCAATCGCCTGCTGCGACGAGTGCGTGACTTCGCCGAGGTGCGCAGCAGCGGCAGCATTACCCGAGAGGTAGCCGATCAGGCATTGAACTTGCTTGATATCGATGAGAAAGGTTTTGACCATATGGATCGGCGTCTGTTGTTGGCCATGATCGACAAGTTCGATGGCGGACCAGTGGGGATCGATAGCCTGGCAGCCGCGATCAGCGAAGAGCGCCACACCATAGAAGACGTGCTGGAGCCGTTTCTGATCCAGCAGGGGTTCATCACTCGTACACCTAGAGGGCGCATCCTGACGCGTCATGCCTATGCGCATTTTGGTCTCAATCTGCCGGCGCGCATGACTCAGCCGGTCGGGGACCTTTTTCTGGATGGTGGTGGTCTGAGCGAATAA
- the tolQ gene encoding protein TolQ has protein sequence MSMWHLISTASVLVQLVMLTLVLASVVSWVMIFQRSSFLRSAKSALDDFEDRFWSGIDLSKLYRQITGSPDTNSGLEQIFRAGFKEFSRMRQQPGVDPDAVMDAVQRSMRVAISKEEERLEQHLPFLATVGSTSPYIGLFGTVWGIMNSFRGLASAQQATLATVAPGIAEALIATAIGLFAAIPAVIAYNRFAARSEMLISRYYTFADEFSSILHRRVHASNDE, from the coding sequence ATGTCCATGTGGCACCTGATTTCCACCGCCAGTGTGCTGGTGCAACTGGTGATGTTGACCCTGGTGCTCGCATCGGTTGTGTCCTGGGTGATGATTTTCCAGCGCAGCAGCTTCTTGCGTTCGGCAAAGTCGGCGTTGGACGACTTCGAAGACCGTTTCTGGTCAGGCATTGATCTGTCCAAGCTGTATCGCCAGATCACCGGTAGTCCGGATACCAATTCCGGCCTGGAGCAGATCTTTCGTGCAGGCTTCAAAGAATTTTCACGCATGCGTCAGCAGCCGGGGGTGGATCCGGATGCGGTGATGGATGCAGTACAGCGCTCCATGCGCGTAGCGATTTCCAAGGAAGAGGAGCGTCTGGAGCAACATTTGCCGTTCCTCGCCACAGTCGGTTCTACCAGTCCGTATATCGGCCTATTCGGTACGGTGTGGGGCATCATGAACTCGTTTCGTGGCCTGGCCAGTGCGCAGCAGGCTACTCTGGCGACAGTTGCTCCGGGTATTGCCGAGGCGCTTATCGCGACGGCGATCGGCCTGTTTGCGGCGATCCCTGCGGTCATTGCCTACAACCGTTTCGCTGCTCGCTCGGAAATGCTCATCAGCCGCTATTACACGTTTGCGGATGAGTTCTCCAGCATTCTGCATCGCCGCGTTCACGCCAGCAACGACGAATAA
- the ybgF gene encoding tol-pal system protein YbgF: MKGFRGFTAACLLLPFAAVAQVPVTDGSVGGARGNQSVSSAPGQAQAGLSMEGQLMQQLYQLQQEVSMLRGLVEEQEYKLKQMEQDQLDRYEDLDRRVSSGMSGGAPNNAQGPLDGPLPTGSSNGTSAADGQSNSPAQNGAASTAEADPEREKLIYDAAFDLVKARDFDKAIQAFTAFVRRYPRSEYAGNAQYWLGEIHLVESDLESAGRAFALVVSEYPGHRKEADALYKLAEVERRLGNQDKAAALYREVLSKHPNSSAAQLARRDLDAQS, encoded by the coding sequence ATGAAAGGGTTCAGAGGATTTACAGCAGCCTGTTTGTTATTGCCGTTCGCGGCTGTGGCGCAGGTACCCGTAACCGACGGTAGTGTGGGCGGTGCCCGCGGCAACCAGTCGGTGTCCTCTGCACCCGGACAGGCCCAGGCTGGCCTTTCCATGGAAGGCCAGCTTATGCAGCAGTTGTATCAGCTGCAACAGGAAGTATCCATGCTGCGTGGCTTGGTAGAAGAGCAGGAATACAAGCTCAAGCAGATGGAGCAGGATCAGTTGGATCGTTATGAAGATCTTGACCGTAGAGTGTCTTCGGGCATGAGCGGTGGAGCTCCGAACAACGCGCAGGGCCCGCTGGACGGACCTCTTCCGACCGGTAGCAGTAACGGCACATCCGCAGCGGATGGCCAAAGTAACTCTCCTGCTCAAAACGGCGCAGCCAGCACGGCTGAGGCTGATCCAGAGCGAGAAAAATTGATTTATGACGCGGCTTTTGACCTGGTCAAGGCGCGTGATTTTGACAAAGCCATTCAAGCTTTCACTGCGTTCGTTCGTCGTTACCCGCGCAGCGAGTATGCCGGTAACGCCCAGTATTGGTTGGGCGAGATTCATCTGGTGGAGTCCGACCTGGAATCTGCCGGGCGCGCTTTTGCGCTGGTGGTCAGCGAATATCCTGGCCATCGCAAAGAGGCTGACGCTCTTTACAAGCTGGCTGAGGTAGAACGCCGCTTGGGCAACCAGGACAAAGCCGCAGCGCTGTATCGTGAAGTGCTATCCAAGCATCCGAATTCATCGGCCGCTCAGTTGGCACGCCGTGATCTGGATGCGCAGAGCTAG